The following are encoded together in the Thunnus maccoyii chromosome 18, fThuMac1.1, whole genome shotgun sequence genome:
- the LOC121883852 gene encoding NACHT, LRR and PYD domains-containing protein 12-like, which translates to MATSVDLLRTLENLADGDFKKFKWFLQQADVLEGFTAIQRSQLENADRLDTVDEIIETYNEKAVEVTIMVLKRIKKNALAQHLSNINSTSKETLADCQRKLKSYLRKKFQHSYEQDTKSGKQILMNDINTELYIMEEKSQKVNVTQGISQTAASSSKTVNLEQTISIEDFFKPFPGQDESVRTLMTKGVSGIGKTVLTQKFALDWAEDNVDNNIQLLFPFTFRELNLLKDRKYSWVELLHHFFADTKEVENFDKLQIVFIFDGLDEFQLSLDFHNNEILTDVTESASVDVLLTNLIMGKLFPSAHLWITTTPEAASQIPPEYIHMVTEMRGFTDSEKEEYFRKRFRNKELTSRTLTHIRASRSLQIMCHIPFFCLITASVLEDVLKTSDKGELPKTLTEMYTHFLVVQSKLANVKYNEGAETDPPWNTKTSKMILALGKLAFEQLQKGNLIFCEADLLDSGIDIRAASVYSEVFTQIFKKERGINQDQLFCFVHLSCQVFLAAAHVIVSFINSGVNLLSEEQSTFLITDRSAVKHLYQSAVDKALQSPNGHLDLFLRFLMGLSLQTNQALLQDLLKQSGSSLQSNQETVQYIKKKIEENPSPERCINLFHSLNELNHHSLVEEIQQYVSSRSLSTYKPSPAQWSALVFILLSSESELDVFDLKKFSASEEGLLRFLPVVQASSVSLLSGCMLSGRSCKALALVLSSQSSNLRELDLSYNSLKNLGVQELIGGLKNPQCKLKTLRLIGCDLLSVSCEVLSSALSYQSSSLRELDLTNNTLSDSGVKLLSTGLQSPHCRLEILRLRGCNLSEKSCEAMVSVLSSQTSSLKELDLSNNSLQDSGVKFLSAGLDSPHCNLETLRLSGCKLLERNCEALASGLSSQTSSLREVDMSNNDLQDSGVKLLSAGLESPKCRLKTLRLSGCQVTEEGCASLALALNSNPSHLRELDLSYNHPGDSGETLLSAGLRNPHWRLDTLRVDHGGMQRLKSGLWKYACELTLDPNTVHRRLILSENNRQVKYVEEEQPYRYHPDRFDSFKQLLCSDGLTGRCYWEVLANNIFYVAVAYRGISRRGNGNECKFGGNDKSWSLYCQNGCHSVWHNNTETHLSTPKDDTNRVAVYLDWPAGTVSFYRVSSDTLTHLYTFYSRFTEPLYPGFGFEIRRGCGLKIWGIGSSVSLRQTDDEQLGSDIFTESSGHYACSFTFFGAAKLPD; encoded by the exons AGACTCTCGCTGATTGCCAGCGTAAACTAAAATCCTACCTGAGGAAGAAGTTTCAGCATTCGTATGAGCAAGACACAAAATCTGGAAAGCAGATATTGATGAATGACATCAACACTGAGCTCTATATAATGGAGGAAAAGTCTCAAAAGGTCAACGTGACACAGGGGATTAGCCAAACTGCAGCATCATCCAGCAAAACAGTTAATCTGGAACAGACCATCAGTATAGAAGACTTCTTTAAACCCTTCCCTGGTCAAGATGAATCAGTCAGAACATTAATGACAAAAGGAGTGTCTGGtattgggaaaacagtcttgACACAGAAGTTTgctctggactgggctgaagacaacGTCGACAACAATATACAGCTCCTGTTTCCATTCACTTTCCGAGAGTTGAATTTGcttaaagacagaaaatacagcTGGGTGGAACTTCTCCATCACTTCTTTGCTGATACCAAAGAAGTAGAAAACTTTGATAAACTCCagattgtatttatatttgatggTCTGGATGAGTTTCAACTTTCTCTTGACTTCCACAATAACGAAATCCTGACTGATGTCACTGAGTCAgcctcagtggatgtgctgctaACAAACCTCATCATGGGGAAGTTGTTTCCTTCTGCTCATCTCTGGATAACAACAACACCTGAGGCAGCCAGTCAAATCCCTCCAGAGTACATTCACATGGTGACAGAGATGAGAGGGTTCACGGATTcagagaaggaggagtacttcaggaagagattcagaaATAAGGAGCTGACCAGCAGAACTCTCACCCACATCAGGGCTTCACGAAGCCTCCAGatcatgtgccacatcccaTTTTTCTGCCTGATCACTGCTTcagttctggaggatgtgttgaaaacCAGTGACAAAGGggagctgcccaagaccctgactgagatgtacacACACTTCCTCGTGGTTCAGTCCAAACTAGCAAATGTCAAATACAACgaaggagctgagacagatccaccCTGGAACACCAAGACCAGCAAGATGATTCTTGCCCtaggaaaactggcttttgagcagctccagaaaggcaacctgataTTCTGTGAAGCAGATCTTTTAGACAGTGGCATTGATATTAGAGCAGCCTCGGTGTACTCAGAAGTTttcacacagatctttaaaAAGGAGCGTGGGATAAACCAGGATCAACTTTTCTGCTTTGTCCATTTAAGCTGTCAGGTGTTTCTGGCTGCTGCTCATGTCATTGTGTCATTCATCAACTCTGGTGTCAACCTCTTGTCGGAAGAACAATCAACCTTCCTCATCACAGACAGATCTGCAGTAAAACATCTCTACCAGAGTGCAGTCGACAAGGCTTTACAGAGTCCTAATGGACACTTGGACTTGTTCCTTCGCTTCCTCATGGGCCTCTCATTGCAGACCAATCAAGCACTTCTTCAAGACCTACTGAAACAGTCAGGAAGTAGCTTACAAAGCAATCAAGAAACAGTCCAGTACATCAAAAAGAAAATCGAGGAGAATCCCTCTCCAGAGAGATGCATCAATCTGTTTCACTCTCTAAATGAGCTGAACCATCATTCTctagtggaggagatccaacagtACGTGAGTTCAAGAAGTCTCTCCACATACAAACCCTCTCCTGCTCAatggtcagctctggtctttATCCTACTATCATCAGAGAGTGAGTTGGacgtgtttgacctgaagaaattCTCAGCTTCAGAGGAAGGTCTTCTGAGGTTTCTGCCAGTGGTTCAAGCCTCCAGTGTATCTCT GCTAAGTGGCTGTATGCTGTCTGGGAGAAGCTGTAAAGCTCTGGCCCTTGTTCTCAGTTCCCAGTCCTCTAATCTGAGAGAGCTAGACCTGAGTTACAACAGCTTGAAGAATCTAGGAGTCCAGGAGCTTATAGGTGGCTTGAAGAATCCACaatgtaaattgaaaactctcaG ACTGATTGGCTGTGATCTGCTATCTGTTAGCTGTGAAGTTTTGTCTTCAGCCCTCAGTTACCAGTCCTCGAGTCTTAGAGAGTTGGATTTGACTAACAACACACTGAGTGactcaggagtgaagctgctctCAACTGGATTGCAGAGTCCACACTGCAGACTTGAAATTCTCAG GCTACGTGGTTGTAACCTGTCAGAAAAAAGCTGTGAAGCTATGGTCTCAGTTCTCTCTTCCCAGACCTCCAGCTTGAAAGAGTTGGACTTGAGTAACAACAGtttgcaggattcaggagtgaagttCCTCTCTGCTGGACTGGACAGTCCACACTGTAacctggaaactctcag GCTGAGTGGCTGTAAGCTGTTGGAGAGAAACTGTGAAGCTCTGGCCTCAGGTCTCAGCTCCCAGACCTCTAGTCTGAGAGAAGTGGATATGAGTAACAATgacctgcaggattcaggagtgaagctgctctCTGCCGGACTTGAGAGTCCTAAATGTAGACTGAAAACTCTCAG GTTGTCAGGCTGTCAggtcacagaggaaggctgtgcttctctggccttAGCTCTGaactccaacccctcccatctgagagagctggacttgagctacaatcatccagggGACTCAGGAGAGACGCTCCTCTCTGCTGGACTGCGGAatccacactggagactggacaCCCTCAG aGTGGACCATGGTGGAATGCAGAGGTTAAAATCTGGTCTGTGGAAGt ATGCCTGTGAACTCACACTGGACCCAAATACAGTACACAGAAGACTCATCCTGTCTGAGAACAACAGACAGGTGAAATATGTGGAGGAGGAACAGCCATATCGATAtcacccagacagatttgaTTCCTTCAAACAGCTATTGTGTAGTGACGgtctgactggtcgctgttactgggaaGTTCTAGcgaataacatattttatgTGGCAGTGGCTTACAGAGGAATCAGCAGAAGAGGAAATGGTAATGAATGCAAGTTTGGAGGGAATGACAAGTCCTGGAGTCTATACTGCCAAAATGGTTGTCACTCTGTTTGGCAcaataacacagaaacacatttaagtaCCCCTAAAGATGACACcaacagagtagcagtgtatcTGGACTGGCCTGCTGGCACtgtgtccttctacagagtctcgTCTGACACTCTCACTCACCTCTACACCTTCTACTCCAGATTCACAGAACCCCTCTACCCTGGCTTTGGTTTTGAGATTAGGCGTGGATGTGGATTGAAAATATGGGGGATTGGTTCCTCAGTATCTCTGCGTCAGACAGACGACGAACAACTTGGGTCAGACATCTTCACAGAATCCAGTGGCCATTACGCGTGTAGTTTCACTTTCTTTGGAGCCGCCAAACTTCCAGATTAG